TTTTGAATCTGCTTTAGATTCCTTAATTAACCATTGCAGAGATGAATTAGATAATTGCGAATCAGAGTTAGAAAATGCATCACAAAAAATATTAGATAGTGAATTGAAGGAAGGAGTTAACTCCTCTTTTTCAAACATTAGGGACGACTTAAAAAAATCTTTAGCAAAAATTGAAATTGTAATGAATACACTCTCAGTAAGTTTAGATTTTCCAAAATTGATAATTTCTAGTGGACAAATGGATATTAGAGAGGATGTAAATGATAGGGTAAGTAGTATTATCAATAATCTTAAAATTATTGATTCTGATATTGATCAGGTAAT
This sequence is a window from Prochlorococcus marinus XMU1419. Protein-coding genes within it:
- the nusB gene encoding transcription antitermination factor NusB, which translates into the protein MHNNKSLSRELSLISLGLIKDKGDFKLNKFQIEEIFESALDSLINHCRDELDNCESELENASQKILDSELKEGVNSSFSNIRDDLKKSLAKIEIVMNTLSVSLDFPKLIISSGQMDIREDVNDRVSSIINNLKIIDSDIDQVMDGWRLKRLPRIDRDILRLAYVDMNFLSTPVAVACDEAVNLANKYSDTKGRKFINGVLRRLQTVKLQ